The DNA region TCTGAATCAAAATAGGCAAAATCTGCAAAAAGCAATTAACTATTGCCACAGGCAAAGCAAAAGAAAGCATAAATTTAGGCGAAAATACAAAAATAACAGCAAAACCTAATACTGCAGAAAGAAAATGCAATACCTCGGCATAGCATGTTTCTACCATAAATTTGAAGATATATTCATTATTGCCAATATCAGCTATTTTATCTTTTTTGAAATTACAAAGCTGTCCCATTTCGGGAATTTTGTCTTTCCATTTTCTTATGCCTATTTTTTCGTATAGGCCTCTTTCAAAATTCCATACCTTATATATCTTGTTAAATGGATTAAACCATTTCTCTGGCAATTTATGTATTATAAAAGCTACAACTGCATCTATAAGAAACTCTATAACCGCACCTGCAAATGCCAAAAAAATAATATATGGAATGCTCAAGTTAAATAAGCCCATAGTAAAAATGATATTAAAAACAGATATCAATACTATGCTTGAAAATATTATAAAAAGATAAATAAACACTCAACATTTTTCCTTTGTATTAATCTTTGGTATTATATTCTACTTTTTTTCCATAAACCTCAAAATATTTGTTACAGCACATTTCATAATTCCTGTTTTTCATATATTCAATGTTTTCTTTATTATCTAGCTCTTTTTTGGGATAAATCGGCTCCATTATGTGCAGAGTAAAATATTTATCCTCCATTCCGTTTTCGTCAAATTTCCCGGAGTTTCTGAATGTAATAAACATTGGTATTATAGGTACATTATGCTTTACTGCGTAATGAAAGGCTCCGTTTTTATATGGTCTGGGCTTATCATACATGTACCACATGGCTTGCTCAGGATAAAATAAAATATAATAATTCTTTTTAAGCAAGTATTCAAAAGCGCGGTTAAACCTTTTCATGTCCTCATATTTTGAACTAAACGGCATCAAACCACCAGCACGCATCATCTCGCCTAAAAATCCTTTTCTATTATTAAACTCGGCAGCCGTAATTCTTAACTTATGTCCCCTTAAACCGTATTTAGCCACAAGGCAATCATACATAAAAATATGATTGCATGTGACTACTGCGGATTTTATACCTTTTAGATTTTCTCTTCCCAAAACTATCGTTTTAGTAACTTTTTTGTTAAGCCGTAAAGTAAAAGGTTTTACTATAAATGTGTTTTGGAAAAAAATCTTTATTCTTTCAAAACCTTTCTTTATATAACTAAATTTCTCTATAGGTAAAATAATATCATAATCAATAGGATTTAGATGCTGGTCAAATTGACCGTTAGCTTCTAATTCTTTGATCTTTTCTTGCACATCTAATCTTGCGGCAGGCATGCCACTTCTCCTTCATCATCTGAAATAGGTTCAACCATTGGTTCAGCATTTTGGGCAGGTGCCATTTTATAATCAATTCTGTCAATAACTTCCCACCCTCTGTTGCTTGAGAAGAATAATGCCTTGGCGATGATAGGAATATAGCCCATATAAAAGACAGGATGAACAAACAACAACACAATCTTTT from Clostridia bacterium includes:
- a CDS encoding lysophospholipid acyltransferase family protein, whose translation is MPAARLDVQEKIKELEANGQFDQHLNPIDYDIILPIEKFSYIKKGFERIKIFFQNTFIVKPFTLRLNKKVTKTIVLGRENLKGIKSAVVTCNHIFMYDCLVAKYGLRGHKLRITAAEFNNRKGFLGEMMRAGGLMPFSSKYEDMKRFNRAFEYLLKKNYYILFYPEQAMWYMYDKPRPYKNGAFHYAVKHNVPIIPMFITFRNSGKFDENGMEDKYFTLHIMEPIYPKKELDNKENIEYMKNRNYEMCCNKYFEVYGKKVEYNTKD